A single genomic interval of Argopecten irradians isolate NY chromosome 8, Ai_NY, whole genome shotgun sequence harbors:
- the LOC138329922 gene encoding uncharacterized protein: protein MVRLLVLMVRLLVLMVRLLVLMVRLLVLMVSLLVLMVRLLVLMVRLLVLMVRLLVLMVRLLVLMVRLLVLMVRLLVLMVRLLILMVKLLVLMVKLLVLMVRLLVLMVRLLVLMVRSFSSPDGQTSVLMVRLLVLMVSFCPDGQTSSLVS from the coding sequence ATGGTCAGACTTCTCGTCCTGATGGTCAGGCTTCTAGTCCTGATGGTCAGGCTTCTAGTCCTGATGGTCAGACTTCTCGTCCTGATGGTCAGCCTTCTAGTCCTGATGGTCAGACTTCTTGTCCTGATGGTCAGACTTCTAGTCCTGATGGTCAGACTTCTAGTCCTGATGGTCAGACTTCTCGTCCTGATGGTCAGACTTCTAGTCCTGATGGTCAGACTTCTCGTCCTGATGGTCAGACTTCTCATCCTGATGGTCAAACTTCTCGTCCTGATGGTCAAACTTCTCGTCCTGATGGTCAGGCTTCTAGTCCTGATGGTCAGACTTCTCGTCCTGATGGTCAGGTCCTTCTCTAGTCCTGATGGTCAGACTTCTGTCCTGATGGTCAGACTTCTAGTCCTGATGGTCAGCTTCTGTCCTGATGGTCAGACTTCTAGTCTGGTGTCCTGA
- the LOC138330442 gene encoding CD151 antigen-like, protein MRLESKVLCLRVLSAVCISLIWLIGAAILGFSLWFLLDVWIKQYVQAATELQQYRIYVYLFIAGGSFILLFGVIGMIGAVKPNVVCLVVFLVFSVLLFLLLVVSVVLGYFYRVEVEDTIQKSQLLRTVVQTQYGKDNVITSGVDYMQVELKCCGGVNFEDYKSSDWVTVIGNTDAGVEANSKNMAPLSCCSSYWYLKSSLSQDSKYCKMYKDSVLSSQRNEPTEEIYKQGCGGAIVEFLKEQFFIICAVGISVVAVVIFTIIFLSLLIHYLRRGPPVSMTDDVVYEMARCQEKSPYPTRGQGGPYANLYNN, encoded by the exons TTGATAGGAGCAGCCATCCTCGGATTTTCTCTCTGGTTTTTATTGGACGTTTGGATAAAACAGTATGTTCAGGCTGCGACGGAACTCCAGCAGTATCGTATCTATGTGTATCTGTTCATCGCGGGAGGCAGCTTTATTCTATTGTTTGGGGTCATCGGAATGATTGGTGCTGTCAAACCAAATGTTGTGTGTCTTGTAGTG TTTCTCGTGTTTTCCGTGCTGTTATTTTTACTGCTAGTCGTCAGTGTGGTGTTGGGCTATTTCTACAGAGTCGAG GTAGAGGATACAATACAGAAATCCCAGTTACTGAGAACGGTTGTACAGACCCAATATGGAAAGGATAATGTCATTACTAGTGGAGTCGACTACATGCAAGTCGAG ttaaaATGCTGTGGTGGCGTGAACTTTGAGGACTATAAAAGTTCTGACTGGGTGACCGTGATTGGGAACACGGACGCTGGAGTGGAGGCCAACAGTAAGAACATGGCGCCACTGAGCTGTTGTAGTAGTTACTGGTATCTCAAGTCATCACTTAGTCAGGACAGCAAATACTGTAAAATGTACAAGGATAGTGTTCTCTCTAGTCAACGTAACGAACCCACAGAGGAAATCTACAAACAG GGCTGTGGTGGAGCCATAGTGGAGTTCCTGAAGGAGCAGTTCTTTATTATCTGTGCTGTGGGTATATCTGTAGTGGCCGTGGTG ATATTTACCATCATTTTCCTGTCCTTGCTCATCCACTACTTGCGACGAGGCCCTCCCGTGTCTATGACGGATGACGTTGTGTATGAGATGGCACGTTGTCAAGAGAAATCTCCGTACCCAACGCGAGGTCAGGGTGGGCCATACGCCAATCTATATAACAACTAA